In one window of Palaemon carinicauda isolate YSFRI2023 chromosome 2, ASM3689809v2, whole genome shotgun sequence DNA:
- the LOC137616190 gene encoding testis-specific gene 10 protein-like, with translation MDNLVNINDNLELTNENLKKEIFNQNVVLGKYQTEMTEKDQKIIELTEQLEKARQDNRELNKIVHEKIEVIGEISVERNVLEKSLTEARINDIIRNERYKCLLDELECLKKEHLNKLCEMEQNHLEFGEKLQKVDREKVASIHRLESVFETEIDELNETIEKQMQIIREMATEKERLEISLTEARMKNLTNEGNYSCLVKTLKDVKKEVYRLEDELSKAQEEIGELKETMTSTAKERDSLQERIGLLSSSKEVAENRIVQITKENIGLQDELLAANEITSLLKEKLEERDKKQDENKPGIRKVKLGRSGLTISTEMDVKMDEQKEDVQMDKEDVQMDVKMDRQKEDVQMDVIVNKKGEDSVVKAEDLLANGHKEELENEPDGGISGLGQVLGRLLASKGPVPVNCLREEEKLQKEKEEKQKEEKIAKKKPARKPIVFDLEPENHKRVSSSPHTGRGTDGFFNSTIGGGSEEKQKEEKIAKEKPARKPIVFDLEPENHKRVSSSPHTGGPGSHIIFQGAKVGVYTTRDYDVEGHVTVDLDVPSKFHRVICGVGGRTLTEITRQSGVSLIKLPWQINNNLITISGTIEQVQLAATHIDRLLRRLR, from the exons atggacaatttgGTAAACATTAATGACAACCTGGAActaacaaacgaaaatctgaaaaaggaaatcttcaatcaaaacgttgtccttggaaaatatcaaactgagatGACCGAGAAGGATCAGAAAATCATTGAACTTACAGAGCAATTGGAAAAAGCTCGCCAAGACAACAGAGAACTAAATAAGATAGTTCATGAGAAGATCGAAGTGATTGGGGAGATTTCAGTGGAGAGAAATGTACTTGAAAAGAGCCTAACTGAGGCAAGGATAAATGATATAATCAGGAATGAAAGGTACAAATGCCTCTTGGATGAGTTAGAATGTCTCAAGAaagaacatttaaataaattatgtgagatggaACAAAACCACCTAGAATTCGGCGAGAAACTACAAAAAGTGGATCGTGAAAAGGTGGCCTCTATTCATCGCCTCGAATCTGTATTTGAGACAGAAATAGATGAACTGAATGAGACAATTGAAAAGCAAATGCAGATTATCAGAGAGATGGCAACAGAGAAAGAGAGGTTGGAAATTAGCCTGACTGAGGCCAGGATGAAAAACTTGACAAATGAGGGAAATTACAGTTGCCTCGTAAAGACGTTAAAAGACGTTAAGAAGGAAGTCTATAGGCTGGAAGATGAGTTGTCTAAGGCTCAAGAAGAGATTGGCGAACTAAAGGAGACGATGACTTCCACAGCCAAGGAGAGAGATTCTCTCCAGGAACGCATCGGCCTTTTAAGTTCTAGTAAGGAAGTGGCAGAGAACAGGATCGTCCAAATCACCAAAGAAAATATTGGTCTGCAGGACGAGCTGCTTGCTGCAAATGAAATCACCTCTTTACTCAAGGAGAAACTTGAAGAGAGAGATAAGAAACAAGACGAAAACAAACCTGGAATAAGGAAAGTGAAACTTGGAAGATCAGGTTTAACAATCTCGACCgagatggatgttaagatggatgaacagaaggaagatgtccaaatggat aaggaagatgtccaaatggatgttaagatggatagacagaaggaagatgtccaaatggatgtcatTGTCAATAAAAAAGGGGAAGACAGTGTAGTTAAGGCAGAGGACCTGCTTGCCAACGGACACAAGGAGGAGTTGGAGAACGAGCCTGACGGAGGGATATCTGGTTTGGGTCAGGTGTTGGGCAGACTACTAGCCTCAAAAGGACCTGTCCCTGTCAACTGCCTCCGGGAAGAGGAGaaactccaaaaggaaaaggaggaaaagcaaaaggaagagaagattgcaaagaaaaaacccgctcgcaaacctatcgtctttgacctggaacccgagaatcaTAAAAGGGTTTCTTCCTCACCCCATACAGGAAGAGGTACAGATGGGTTCTTTAACTCGACAATCGGCGGTggatctgaggaaaagcaaaaggaagagaagattgcaAAGGAAAAACCTGCTCGTAAACCTATcgtctttgacctggaacccgagaatcaTAAAAGGGTTTCTTCCTCACCCCATACAGGTGGACCTGGCAGTCATATCATCTTCCAAGGTGCAAAGGTTGGAGTTTACACCACAAGGGACTATGACGTCGAGGGTCACGTGACTGTCGACTTGGACGTCCCAAGCAAGTTCCACCGAGTCATATGTGGAGTGGGCGGAAGGACGCTGAcggaaatcacccggcagagtggcgTCAGCTTAATAAAGCTCCCATGGCAAATCAACAATAATCTAATCACCATTAGTGGTACCATcgagcaggttcaattagcagctaCCCATATCGATAGGCTTCTGAGGAGACTTCGCTAA